A stretch of the Lactuca sativa cultivar Salinas chromosome 9, Lsat_Salinas_v11, whole genome shotgun sequence genome encodes the following:
- the LOC111882785 gene encoding uncharacterized protein LOC111882785 → MKKIGEKPRKSGFQLGRGFYQKAQPPAKKKVDLENVLARFTEDSEKMHDETDAVIRGHQNIMKEKEALLRNHQASIHNIEVQLGQLTTLVQDKLSPKIPKKKPHSQVMMIETEEEAISKFLEALEVEPQLSEPKPKKSKIEETFSAETPDSRREPSKLTTWAESEQKNSANIPAYRPPLPFPSRANSHPLEKEHLEFMKQVKGISINTHFIKSLSKIPEYARFLQDLIDTRQPLKKNSKVALSEQSSNVVLGELSKKMGDRGCLTLPCEFGNSLKTYALADSGLKATRMTIHMANRSVTHPRGIVEDILVKIGKFVFPIDFVVMDMKEDHDVPIILGRPLLNTVGALVDIHESKLTLRVGDDEATFGIEDGFQGNDVQGEVFNVDKEEDELEELEKLMEELKIIQQVKHTKPRESVRLVFEVIAYTNPTSWVSEESEDLSSDEDEVTFKETSLAMDEKVVPVEQRNEKLENKGIRHKLEVNEVEAIKENSKKAYIRRV, encoded by the exons ATGAAGAAGATTGGAGAAAAACCGAGAAAGAGTGGTTTCCAACTAGGTCGAGGCTTCTACCAAAAGGCACAACCACCAGCCAAGAAGAAAGTTGATTTAGAAAATGTGTTAGCTCGTTTTACGGAGGATTCTGAAAAAATGCATGATGAAACGGATGCAGTGATAAGGGGACATCAGAATATCATGAAGGAGAAGGAAGCTTTGCTAAGAAATCACCAAGCATCGATCCACAATATTGAAGTCCAACTAGGTCAACTAACTACTCTCGTACAAGATAAGTTATCTCCGAAAATCCCCAAGAAAAAACCTCATTCGCAAGTCATGATGATTGAAACTGAAGAAGAGGCTATTTCTAAGTTCCTAGAAGCACTAGAAGTAGAGCCACAACTGTCCGAACCAAAGCCGAAAAAGTCAAAAATCGAAGAAACATTTTCTGCTGAAACAccagactcacgacgtgagccttccAAGCTCACAACGTGGGCCGAGTCTGAACAAAAAAATTCAGCAAACATTCCAGCTTATCGTCCTCCTTTACCGTTTCCGTCCCGAGCTAATAGTCATCCACTGGAAAAGGAGCATTTGGAATTTATGAAACAAGTAAAGGGTATTTCAATAAATACTCATTTTATTAAATCATTGTCTAAAATTCCCGAATATGCAAGGTTCTTACAAGACTTGATAGATACTCGTCAGCCTTTGAAGAAAAACTCCAAGGTGGCTCTTAGTGAGCAGAGTTCAAATGTGGTATTAGGGGAGTTGTCAAAGAAGATGGGAGATCGTGGATGCCTCACTCTTCCGTGTGAATTTGGGAATAGTTTGAAGActtatgctttagccgattctggg TTGAAGGCTACAAGAATGACCATTCACATGGCAAACCGTTCAGTGACACATCCTAGGGGCATTGTGGAAGACATCTTAGTAAAAATTgggaaatttgtttttccaattgaTTTTGTGGTTATGGATATGAAAGAAGATCATGATGTTCCAATCATCTTGGGTCGGCCTCTACTTAATACTGTTGGTGCCTTGGTTGATATTCATGAATCCAAGCTTACCTTGAGAGTGGGAGATGATGAAGCCACTTTTGGAATAGAGGATGGTTTCCAAGGAAATGATGTTCAAGGTGAAGTTTTTAATGTTgataaagaagaagatgaacttgAAGAGTTGGAGAAGCTTATGGAAGAACTAAAGATAATTCAACAAGTCAAACATACAAAACCAAGAGAATCCGTTCGATTGGTGTTTGAAGTAATTGCTTATACAAATCCAACTTCTTGGGTGAGTGAGGAAAGCGAAGATTTATCAAGTGACGAGGACGAGGTTACTTTTAAGGAAACGAGTTTAGCTATGGATGAGAAGGTGGTTCCCGTAGAgcaaagaaatgaaaaattggaGAATAAAGGGATTAGACACAAGCTTGAAGTAAATGAGGTGGAAGCTATAAAAGAGAACTCCAAAAAGGCGTATATTAGACGAGTTTAA